Genomic window (Candidatus Thermoplasmatota archaeon):
GCGGCGAAGAAGTGCTTGCGCTTGAGAGCGAAGAAACCCCCGACAATCGCGATAAATGAAGACACAACGAGAATGCCACCGCAGATGACCATCAGGTCTTGGAGGTCTTCCAGGCTAACTTCGGGTGGAAGAGCGACCCCAACATCCTCCAGGGAACTCACATCCAGCGCCAGGTAGAAAAGGCCCATCCCAAGGGCCAAAAACCCCGCAACGAGTATCAGCACGCCCGCGATGACTGGCTTGTAGCTTCTGACCTTCAAAGGAGGGGCCATCTGGAGCCGATAGTCGTGTCCACAATAAGGGCATACGTTCGCATCCCAGGAGATTGACCTTCCACAGCCGACGCAAGACCTTGTATCAGACGACAAGGCAAACCACCAAAGTGAGAGAAATGGAGTTTTATCCCATCCTCTCAAGGCAGAATTGGAGTACTGGTTATAAATCAATTCCGATTATTTGTCGCCAGGGAGCTTCTGTGAGCCCTTCTCTCTGTCCTCCTGGGATACAAAAACGAAATGAGCCAGAAGCAGAGAGAGCACCAAGCCCGCGAGCATCCCTGTTGCCAATCTAAGGAGGTTGTTCGATTCATACGAAGTCACGGCTTGGACTCCCCCGTCCACTGCGATCGGGACGAGGCCCAGGATCACGAATAGGGGAGGAATCTTCCACCTGTAGAATGAGGCGAAGCCGAAGCCGATTGCGATCCCAACAAACAATCCCAAGTCTCTCGCGCAGAACGGCATCTGGTTCCCGTTGAGTGTGTAGCTTCGGTTCAGAAGCTGATGGCACTCCGCATCGCCGAGCCAGTAGATTGCGTGAGGTATCGCACCCAAGTCCTTGAACTGGTTCTCGTTCTCGTGGCCGCCCACTCGACCGGACAAATCGAGTAGCGTGTTCGAGGGAACGAGCATAGGTGAGATGACGACCAGGATGAGCCACACTAAGGATAGGAGGAACGCGGCCAGAAGTACCGAAGAAGTGATTCGTGGCAGCCTCATCGACACAGCAAGCATCTGGGCCCTAATCTTACTTCTCAATTACAATCGAAGCGTAGCCAACGACGTCTCTCATCGGCTGGACATCGCCTGAGGTGGCGTATTTGAGAACTGTAGCCCTGCCACCAGTGCACGCAATCATGGTCGCCATGACTGGGCCATAGCCGCACATGGATACATCCTCGTCCCTGACTACATCGTACAGCTTCTTTGGATCCATCGTCCTGACGGCATCGAGGACCATGCCATCTTTCCTCTGGGCCGTCTCCTTGGTGACATAGTGGGACAGGTCCGTGGAGGCTATCACGACTACGTCCTTCCCCTTGATAGCGTCCCTAATCACCTTGCCGACTGATACGGCGGCATCGTAGTCCTGGAAGCCCATGCATAAGGGTACGAACTTGATCTCTGGCGAAAGGTACTGCAGGAACGGCAGCTGCACCTCAATCGAGTGCTCCGCCATGTGCGCTTCCTCGTCTTCGTCCACAAGGTCTCTCCTAATCGCCTTGGCCAGCTCCCGATCGACCTTGACGACGCCTAACGGCGTCTGGAAGTCTTGTGTGGTCACGGCAAGCCCCGATCCACGGCCAGTATGGTTCGGACCGAGGACCACGAACGCCTGCGGCAGGCCGTCCTCCGCTATCCTGGAATACAGATGGGCCGCCACCATGCCAGAGAAGACATAGCCCGCGTGGGGCGAAACCCCGCCGAGTACCTTTCTTGGTCCGAGACTGACTTTCGGTAATCTACCTGGTCCCAATCTCCCCATGAAGCATTGCTCGATCTGGTCCCTTAGAGCGCGCTCTCCACCCTCGTAGAACGTACCTGCAACAGAAGGTCGTCTCATTCTCCTCCTCTCCCCGGAGCAGATATCCCACGCTCACCAATAGCCTTTCGCAGGAAATGATGCCTGAGACTATGTCAAGCCGGCCTAG
Coding sequences:
- a CDS encoding MEMO1 family protein, which codes for MRRPSVAGTFYEGGERALRDQIEQCFMGRLGPGRLPKVSLGPRKVLGGVSPHAGYVFSGMVAAHLYSRIAEDGLPQAFVVLGPNHTGRGSGLAVTTQDFQTPLGVVKVDRELAKAIRRDLVDEDEEAHMAEHSIEVQLPFLQYLSPEIKFVPLCMGFQDYDAAVSVGKVIRDAIKGKDVVVIASTDLSHYVTKETAQRKDGMVLDAVRTMDPKKLYDVVRDEDVSMCGYGPVMATMIACTGGRATVLKYATSGDVQPMRDVVGYASIVIEK
- a CDS encoding DUF2085 domain-containing protein encodes the protein MRLPRITSSVLLAAFLLSLVWLILVVISPMLVPSNTLLDLSGRVGGHENENQFKDLGAIPHAIYWLGDAECHQLLNRSYTLNGNQMPFCARDLGLFVGIAIGFGFASFYRWKIPPLFVILGLVPIAVDGGVQAVTSYESNNLLRLATGMLAGLVLSLLLAHFVFVSQEDREKGSQKLPGDK